In Carya illinoinensis cultivar Pawnee chromosome 6, C.illinoinensisPawnee_v1, whole genome shotgun sequence, a single genomic region encodes these proteins:
- the LOC122312714 gene encoding uncharacterized protein LOC122312714: MAGAVVPQSLADGVYFIPMLDGTNFSDWKDSVQFTLGYMDLDYALRVEQPPAATDTDAQEVIENRQWWERSNRLSLMLIKSRMSKSIRGSIGDCATIKELMQAIEEQFVRSDKALANTLIRQFTTKAFDSSKGMRAYITEMRDIVSQLKGLKIEISEPFLVHFILDSLPSEYGPFKISYNTHKENWSVTDLLTMCVQEEKRMKHDRPESANMVVNDKVKIEKGQSGPQKKRKHNVLSKSNGSNGKKVTCFFCKKERHVKKSCIKYKEWLEKKGSSISLGFLTRRKPTTSELWVFTGNKGLSQVVAIGVFRVILKLGHNKILVGSGTLVDNLFKLDIHPDFEENYLSLHSVGIKRNFLNEKSSLLWHKRLGHISIERMRRLVKEGVLQDLDFTDFKNCVDCIKGKQTINNSKGSRRSSSVLEIIRTDICGPFSTPCLNGQRYFISFIDDYSRFMYLYLLNEKAQALDVFKAYKAEVENQSEKKIKIVRSDRGGEYYGRYTEHGQIKGPFANFL; the protein is encoded by the exons ATGGCCGGAG CTGTTGTACCACAATCCTTAGCTgatggtgtttattttattccaatGCTTGATGGCACTAATTTTTCTGACTGGAAAGATTCGGTTCAATTTACCTTGGGATATATGGACCTTGACTATGCACTCCGTGTGGAGCAACCACCTGCTGCCACGGATACAGATGCACAGGAAGTTATTGAAAATCGCCAATGGTGGGAGCGATCTAATCGCCTAAGTCTAATGCTCATAAAGTCTCGCATGAGTAAGAGCATTAGAGGTTCTATTGGTGATTGCGCTACAATTAAAGAATTAATGCAGGCAATTGAGGAACAGTTTGTTCGCTCTGACAAGGCTTTAGCTAACACTCTTATCAGACAATTCACTACTAAAGCCTTTGACAGTTCTAAGGGTATGCGTGCATACATTACAGAAATGAGAGACATTGTTTCTCAACTTAAGGGCTTAAAGATAGAGATATCTGAGCCATTCTTGGTCCATTTCATCCTTGACTCACTGCCATCTGAGTATGGACCTTTCAAGATCTCTTATAACACACATAAGGAAAACTGGTCAGTTACGGATCTTCTGACCATGTGTGTGCAAGAAGAGAAAAGGATGAAGCATGATCGACCTGAAAGTGCAAATATGGTCGTGAATGATAAAGTTAAGATCGAGAAGGGCCAAAGTGGacctcaaaagaaaaggaagcataATGTGCTATCAAAATCCAATGGATCTAATGGAAAAAAGGTGACCTGCTTCTTTTGCAAGAAAGAGAGACATGTAAAGAAGAGTTGCATCAAGTATAAAGAGTGGCTTGAAAAGAAAGGTAGCTCTATATCTCTT GGTTTTCTCACCAGAAGGAAACCAACAACAAGTGAACTTTGGGTTTTCACTGGAAATAAAGGGCTTTCACAAGTTGTTGCAATTGGAGTTTTTAGAGTGATTCTCAAATTGGGACat aataaaattcttgTTGGTTCTGGAACTTTAGTTGATAACCTTTTTAAATTAGATATTCATCCCGATTTTGAAGAGAATTATCTCTCTCTGCATTCAGTTGGCATTAAAAGAAACtttttgaatgaaaaatctTCTCTACTATGGCATAAGAGATTGGGACACATCTCTATAGAGAGGATGAGACGGTTAGTAAAAGAAGGAGTCCTACAGGATCTTGATTTTACTGACTTCAAGAATTGTGTGGACTGCATAAAGGGCAAGCAGACCATCAATAATTCTAAAGGTTCAAGAAGGAGCTCAAGTGTTCTTGAGATTATACGCAcagatatatgtggaccattttctaccCCTTGCCTGAATGGTCagagatattttatctcatttattgacGACTATTCTAGGTTTATGTATCTTTATCTTCTGAATGAGAAGGCTCAAGCACTAGATGTTTTCAAAGCCTATAAAGCAGAAGTAGAGaatcaaagtgaaaagaaaatcaagatcgTAAGATCTGATAGAGGAGGGGAATATTATGGTAGGTACACAGAACATGGACAAATTAAGGGTCCATTTGCAAATTTCCTTTAG